A single region of the Deltaproteobacteria bacterium genome encodes:
- a CDS encoding CooT family nickel-binding protein, producing the protein MCEANAYLIEGDEPSLIMEAVDTVEPEDDGIRLVSIFGDQKFIKARIHALSLVDHKVYLKAF; encoded by the coding sequence ATGTGTGAAGCCAATGCTTACTTAATAGAAGGGGATGAACCCAGCTTGATCATGGAAGCTGTGGACACGGTGGAACCTGAAGACGACGGCATCCGACTGGTCAGTATTTTTGGGGATCAGAAATTCATAAAAGCCCGGATACATGCGCTTTCGCTTGTCGATCACAAGGTATATTTAAAGGCGTTTTGA